The genomic segment GTAGGCTGGTGCCCTTTGGTCACATGAGGAGGACAGCACAAAGAACTTGGTGTATATACCAATATGCAGGTAGAAAATACCAATTTTATTCATCTTGCGGTAGAGCTCATCCACCCTGTATTTAGAATCCCAGAATAGCCACATTGCAACAGAACAGAAGTATATCTGCGTTTTATCATGTCTCCcaacagggagcagcagcaaatgctTGAGGCTAAAAACGTAGCAGGTAAAGAGCAACACTACTCACAGGACTACTTAAAAATGTATACTGGGTCTAAAATGTCTAACGTCATCGACCCTAAATTCATTAATCAGTTTTGGACTGACAAGTGACAAGATTTCAGACAGAATAACTGAATGTGCTTAAAGCTAGCCAGCAACACTTCAGGAGAGAGGCCATCGAGGGAAAGGAGGAGCACCTATTGCTTAGGGACAGTTACAGAACTTGGAATCACAATCTGAAAGTGTAAACAGAAGAGCATACTATCATAAAAGCAGCTATTTGCTGAAACTCGTATTTCAAGTTTCCAagacttgtttttgtttgtttgtttgttgtctttAGAGAGGCAGGAGATCTTTTACCCTGCAGAAATCCCTTCAGCTGCTGGGTTCCTAACAAAGGAAAAGGTACAATACATACTTGTGCATTTatgcagcagaaaagcaaagtgatAAATACAGTGATTTAAAGAGGTGTTTTACCGGTGGAGTTTTCTGAGACAGCTCTCTGTTCAATCTATCTGTGAAACTCTGTATTAGGGTGTTTCCTCCTGCTACAATCACGCTGCCATAGAGGCCCTAAAAAGACAATAAGCAACATATGTTAATCCTGACGTCATTCTGAAAACAACTTTCACAGAACGTATTATCAACAGCAATAACCCATCGCTTGCTATAAACAATACTATATCTCCCAATCCAATTAATTGTAATcgtgtgaaaaatatttcaagagatCTTAATGATGAACTATACAAAGAAGACAGAAGCTGTGTGATTAAAGATTCTAAATGatttcacagaatattttctgctgtACAGAGCCCTACACCTACAGGTGCCTTCTCTATCCAAGCTGattgtttcatttcagccaGATGTTCCAATCACAAAGAAAACGTTCACAGCACTGAAAGTTTTCCATCTTATTAATGCTGCAGTTGGGTGAACACAAGTCATGGCTTAGCCTACACAGCCAGCCTGACTCTCCATCTAAGAGGAAAAATTTTTAAACCCCCAAGCAGTCCACATCAAATTGGAATCTTTTCAAATTGACACCCAAAAATGGGAGAACACTGTTCTAAGTTTTCCTCTAAaacctcttccctttcttctacTTGCCCCCAAACATCCCATGATTGGTTATgtttaaaaagtacatttcaaGAAGCCCAGAAATCTGAAGATAACACCCAAAGTTATGAGCACAAAATGCTCATCTCATCTGAAGCTAATCCACATTATGCACTACCAGCCACAAAACCTAGACGTTAGCTACTTACTCAGTGTTTCTACCTATATATAGAAGTCAAAAACCCCAATTTagcattttgtaaaacaaaacgGGAATCCTACATGTTCTTATATACAACTACGTAATACTTAGAGGGTTATTCAAATGTGTTTATCATTATCCTAGGaagtctgtatttctttatcAACCACTTTCTgtgccccccccttcccccccagaACTCTATCAGCACAAGAAGCATCTATGCCTTAACCAGTACGTGTCTCACACTTACCGGCCTGATGTCTATATCACACATTCCAACACTTGTTGTGACAACATGGCTCACACCCAGCATCGTGTTACCAGATAGACCCTAGAATTAAAATTAGTACTTCACACATCATCACTTCAAAAGAGCAAGGCATATCAAAGGCCTGAATGAGTTGAATGAACAAACGTTATTAAAGAGggagcaaaacatttttagggaaagaaagaagaaatatttctatttttccattCAGCTAGCTCACCACTGTCCATTTTGAACTACATTTCCTCCTTTACTATCCTGACCCTAATAAAACAACACAGGCAAATTTTACTGCCCCGGGAACCACATGATAAAAATATGCACATACAAATCAGGAAATTAGGAACATCATACAAAAGGAAGCCATGTGATAAACTAGTGATTTAAAGCCTTCCAATTATTACACATCATAGTTGTTTTACCTTTACGTTAGAAGGGTCAAATAATCCCTCAGGGATTTTTAGACGCTCGGCACCAAAGTCACAGTTATAGCCATTAGGGAACTCATAATGAACCGTTGGCATCTGTGCTGCTACCCTGGAGCAGTCAGAAAATGACACATTAAAGTACAATGCAAAGTACAATGTCACCTAAGTAGCATTATAAACTAAGGTTTCAGTGAGAGTATTCTGATTGGTATGAATTACACTTTTGATAATATTATGATGTCGTGCATTCTGGAATATTAAATAAACTATCACCTGcatgtatattatttttctattttcagaaataaacagatttatCTAATTGCGTTCTGTAATAAAACAAGCTAACAGCAATGAACAGGCGAAGTTCTTTGAACAACTGATAATTTCACAAGGACGAAAAATGGTGACGTACTGTTCATCATAGGTTGAATCTGATACTTGGAGGACAGAAGCTTGGAAGTCCTGAATGACACACTATGGAGATAAGAATTATATGGTTACAAGAATATCAGCCTATATTTCAATAGAATTTATAGAATCAATACTGTCCTTCTTAACATCTTCCATTCCTTTAAGAGGAAAATCTGATGCACTTGTAAACAAGACTTCTTTACGGGATGCCTAGGGGAGTTTGAGAGTTGGAGAAGTGACTTACATTACACATGTAGTTGTGCCAAGATCTAGTGACCTGGGGtaacttctcttttctcttccaattTGCTGGTGACCCCTCACGAACTGCCTCCTGAGATTGTAGGGAATATGATCATCAGTTCATCATCTGAGCCCAGATGAACGCTTACTAAAAGAAGTTACTTTCCTACCTTTGAAGCAATCATATAGGGAGGAATTATCTCAATATTCATTTCCTGGAACAGTTCTCGGCACTGCATAGTAATAAAGTCTCCTGCAAGTGGTGATTTTACAATtcctaaaagacaaaaaaaaaaaaaaaaaaaaaaaactgaagacaTCCCACCAACCTGGAATGCACTGAAATCGGGATGAACTCTTCCAGCTAACTCTTACTTGTCAGAAGGTACTGTTGGGTGGTGTTTATTGTTGtgggtcatttttttttttcttcatatttaagGGGAcagatacacattttaaaataataataaaactgtaaaagcagaaaacaatccAACTGGACTTTGATACTGCTATGATACTGCTATTATCCACGAAAGTTTTTACCTTGTTGAAGTACATATCCATCATGCACTGGAATAGCAGTGGTGTGTGTTGCCCCACTATCCAAGATGAGACCTGTAGATCTCCCATTAGCAAAACTAGCCACaatg from the Cygnus olor isolate bCygOlo1 chromosome 9, bCygOlo1.pri.v2, whole genome shotgun sequence genome contains:
- the ACTL6A gene encoding actin-like protein 6A; translation: MSGGVYGGDEVGALVFDIGSYTVRAGYAGEDCPKVDFPTAIGVVLERDNGSTLMEIDGDKGKQGGPTYYIDTNALRVPRENMEAISPLKNGMIEDWDSFQAILDHTYKMHIKSEASLHPVLMSEAPWNTRAKREKLTELMFEHYNIPAFFLCKTAVLTAFANGRSTGLILDSGATHTTAIPVHDGYVLQQGIVKSPLAGDFITMQCRELFQEMNIEIIPPYMIASKEAVREGSPANWKRKEKLPQVTRSWHNYMCNCVIQDFQASVLQVSDSTYDEQVAAQMPTVHYEFPNGYNCDFGAERLKIPEGLFDPSNVKGLSGNTMLGVSHVVTTSVGMCDIDIRPGLYGSVIVAGGNTLIQSFTDRLNRELSQKTPPSMRLKLIANNTTVERRFSSWIGGSILASLGTFQQMWISKQEYEEGGKQCVERKCP